A portion of the Homalodisca vitripennis isolate AUS2020 chromosome 2, UT_GWSS_2.1, whole genome shotgun sequence genome contains these proteins:
- the LOC124355197 gene encoding regulator of microtubule dynamics protein 1-like isoform X2 has product MSNQQKKEMNDAIVESDELFESNKYQEATSALLPFKDINDVEVLWRISRAQYKASQSSSVSDAEKRQMIQEAYDSITKAMELNDSHWAVHKWMSVLLDAQSSYDGIKARVTQLENVKRHMLKAVELNPTDATTHYMLGSWCYQIADMSWIQRKIAATIFAAPPTSTFEEALHFFSKAEEIEPRFYSQNLLMLGKTLLKLQKPKEAAQYLTLARDYPSSSEEDNTVRKEATEMLKKLKIED; this is encoded by the exons ATGTCTAACCAGCAGAAAAAAGAAATGAATGATGCTATTGTAGAATCAGATGAGCTGTTTGAATCTAATAAGTATCAAGAAGCAACTTCAGCATTGCTTCCTTTTAAG GACATAAATGATGTCGAAGTTCTGTGGAGGATAAGCCGAGCGCAGTACAAGGCCTCTCAGTCTTCATCAGTGTCCGATGCAGAGAAGCGACAGATGATACAGGAGGCATATGACAGTATTACGAAGGCAATGGAATTGAATGACTCACACTGGGCGGTACACAAGTGGATGAGTGTACTGTTGGACGCTCAATCCTCGTACGATGGCATTAAGGCGAGGGTAACTCAGCTGGAGAATGTTAAACGTCACATGCTT aaagcAGTAGAACTGAATCCCACTGATGCAACAACCCATTACATGTTGGGTTCATG GTGCTACCAGATTGCAGACATGTCATGGATCCAGAGAAAGATTGCCGCTACGATATTTGCCGCCCCGCCTACATCTACGTTTGAAGAAGCCCTTCATTTTTTCTCTAAGGCTGAAGAAATTGAACCCAGGTTTTACAG CCAGAATTTGTTGATGCTGGGAAAGACACTGTTGAAGCTTCAAAAGCCGAAAGAAGCAGCTCAATACCTCACTCTTGCCAGAGACTATCCTAGTTCTTCAGAGGAGGATAACACG gtGCGAAAAGAAGCAACAGAAATGCTGAAGAAGTTGAAGATTGAAGATTAA
- the LOC124355197 gene encoding regulator of microtubule dynamics protein 1-like isoform X1, with the protein MLPFKRLLTINVITGQFIHLKPLSKFSSVLAELKLNLIKWKHPSKQILRLSRQAVKPQTPLLLLWTVPFLSSDTAVKEGSEVKKMSNQQKKEMNDAIVESDELFESNKYQEATSALLPFKDINDVEVLWRISRAQYKASQSSSVSDAEKRQMIQEAYDSITKAMELNDSHWAVHKWMSVLLDAQSSYDGIKARVTQLENVKRHMLKAVELNPTDATTHYMLGSWCYQIADMSWIQRKIAATIFAAPPTSTFEEALHFFSKAEEIEPRFYSQNLLMLGKTLLKLQKPKEAAQYLTLARDYPSSSEEDNTVRKEATEMLKKLKIED; encoded by the exons ATGTTACCATTTAAGAGGCtattaacaataaatgttattactggtcagtttatacatttaaaacccTTATCAAAATTTTCATCAGTTTTAGCagaactgaaattaaatttgataaagtGGAAACATCCCAGTAAGCAA ATATTGCGTCTGAGCAGACAAGCTGTCAAACCCCAAACTCCTCTCTTGCTCTTGTGGACAGTACCGTTCCTGTCGTCAGATACTGCAGTCAAGGAAGGGAGCGAAGTGAAAAAGATGTCTAACCAGCAGAAAAAAGAAATGAATGATGCTATTGTAGAATCAGATGAGCTGTTTGAATCTAATAAGTATCAAGAAGCAACTTCAGCATTGCTTCCTTTTAAG GACATAAATGATGTCGAAGTTCTGTGGAGGATAAGCCGAGCGCAGTACAAGGCCTCTCAGTCTTCATCAGTGTCCGATGCAGAGAAGCGACAGATGATACAGGAGGCATATGACAGTATTACGAAGGCAATGGAATTGAATGACTCACACTGGGCGGTACACAAGTGGATGAGTGTACTGTTGGACGCTCAATCCTCGTACGATGGCATTAAGGCGAGGGTAACTCAGCTGGAGAATGTTAAACGTCACATGCTT aaagcAGTAGAACTGAATCCCACTGATGCAACAACCCATTACATGTTGGGTTCATG GTGCTACCAGATTGCAGACATGTCATGGATCCAGAGAAAGATTGCCGCTACGATATTTGCCGCCCCGCCTACATCTACGTTTGAAGAAGCCCTTCATTTTTTCTCTAAGGCTGAAGAAATTGAACCCAGGTTTTACAG CCAGAATTTGTTGATGCTGGGAAAGACACTGTTGAAGCTTCAAAAGCCGAAAGAAGCAGCTCAATACCTCACTCTTGCCAGAGACTATCCTAGTTCTTCAGAGGAGGATAACACG gtGCGAAAAGAAGCAACAGAAATGCTGAAGAAGTTGAAGATTGAAGATTAA